The following coding sequences are from one Triticum aestivum cultivar Chinese Spring chromosome 5A, IWGSC CS RefSeq v2.1, whole genome shotgun sequence window:
- the LOC123102387 gene encoding cyclin-D5-2 has protein sequence MPGMEEAEDYASCAFSLTCPEDGAELGDGVVDDGDLFLFYAGGGAADDEDGDNEYVEQLVSKEASFCSSSDSGDADCSSAASEDWFLQARLAAVKWILETRGCFGFGHRTAYLAIAYFDRFFLRRRVDRAAMPWAARLLSVACVSVAAKMEEYCAPALSELDAGGGYEFCSASVRRMELLVLSTLGWRMAAVTPFDYLPCFSSRLDRHDGRGGGGHDPARVALKSIGFIFATAEAGSVLDYRPSTVAAAAILAASYGALLTKEALESKMDNLSPSCPIEKEHVHACYSMMVGDLRNRKSNGKRSLPCSDSNEVATSTYDSVLVDDVADTAAFMAAVSEMNKRIRLEPPGIH, from the exons ATGCCGGGGATGGAGGAAGCAGAGGACTACGCGTCGTGCGCCTTCTCGCTCACTTGCCCCGAAGACGGcgccgagctcggggacggcgtCGTGGACGACGGCGACCTCTTCTTGTTctacgccggcggcggcgccgccgacgATGAGGACGGCGACAATGAGTACGTGGAGCAGCTGGTCTCCAAGGAGGCCAGCTTCTGCTCCTCCTCTGACTCGGGCGACGCCGACTGCTCGTCGGCCGCCTCCGAGGACTGGTTCCTGCAGGCGCGCCTCGCCGCCGTCAAATGGATCCTTGAA ACGCGGGGCTGCTTCGGGTTCGGCCACCGCACGGCGTACCTGGCCATCGCCTACTTCGACCGCTTCTTCCTCCGGCGACGCGTCGAT AGGGCGGCCATGCCGTGGGCGGCGCGGCTCCTGTCCGTGGCCTGCGTCTCCGTGGCGGCCAAGATGGAGGAGTACTGCGCGCCGGCGCTGTCGGAgctcgacgccggcggcggctacGAGTTCTGCTCCGCCTCCGTCCGCCGGATGGAGCTGCTCGTCCTGTCCACGCTCGGCTGGCGCATGGCCGCCGTTACGCCCTTCGACTACCTCCCCTGCTTCTCCTCCCGTCTCGACCGGCAcgacggccgcggcggcggcgggcatgaCCCCGCCCGCGTCGCCCTCAAGTCCATCGGCTTCATCTTTGCCACAGCCGAAG CCGGCAGTGTGCTGGATTACAGGCCATCTACTGTGGCTGCAGCTGCAATCCTGGCTGCATCCTATGGAGCTCTACTGACCAAAGAAGCACTGGAGTCCAAGATGGACAATCTATCTCCATCATGCCCCATTGAGAAG GAGCATGTACATGCCTGCTACAGCATGATGGTTGGCGACTTGAGAAACAGAAAGAGCAATGGCAAGAGATCATTGCCATGTTCAGACTCCAATGAAGTTGCCACCAGTACATATGATTCTGTTCTTGTTGATGATGTTGCCGACACCGCCGCCTTCATGGCCGCGGTGTCGGAGATGAACAAGCGGATCAGACTGGAGCCGCCGGGAATCCATTGA